Proteins from a genomic interval of Flammeovirgaceae bacterium SG7u.111:
- a CDS encoding ABC transporter ATP-binding protein produces the protein MENTDILTVDKVTKRYAKHTALEEVSLNMPKGSIFGLLGPNGAGKTSLIRIITQITAADEGKVLFNGRTLQREDIARIGYLPEERGLYKKMKVGEQLIYLARLKGLSMHDAKKRIKFWLEKFDMTTWWNKAIEDLSKGMQQKVQFIATIIHQPELLILDEPFSGFDPINTNLIKDEIMRLRNEGCSIIFSTHRMESVEELCDYIALINQSKKVLEGKTKEIKENYKEGIYFVETDREIASGGEDFSVLSAKESGDGTVQHRVKIHHGSLNDFVSKVVNQVSICALREEIPSVNEIFIRTVGETNGTSL, from the coding sequence ATGGAGAACACAGATATTTTAACTGTTGACAAGGTTACGAAACGATATGCCAAGCATACGGCACTGGAGGAGGTGAGCCTAAACATGCCAAAGGGGAGTATTTTTGGGCTGCTGGGACCTAATGGCGCCGGGAAAACATCGCTTATTAGGATTATTACGCAAATTACCGCTGCTGACGAAGGGAAGGTGCTTTTTAATGGGCGTACATTGCAGCGGGAGGATATTGCCCGAATAGGGTATCTGCCCGAGGAAAGAGGGCTTTATAAAAAAATGAAAGTCGGTGAGCAACTGATTTATTTGGCACGGCTGAAGGGGCTTTCGATGCACGACGCAAAGAAAAGAATAAAGTTTTGGTTGGAAAAATTTGATATGACAACCTGGTGGAACAAGGCAATTGAGGACCTTTCGAAAGGGATGCAACAAAAGGTGCAGTTCATTGCGACGATCATCCACCAGCCAGAGCTGTTGATTTTGGATGAGCCTTTTTCGGGCTTCGACCCCATAAACACGAACTTGATAAAAGATGAGATAATGCGGCTGAGAAACGAGGGCTGCTCAATCATTTTTTCGACGCACCGGATGGAATCGGTAGAGGAACTGTGTGATTATATTGCGCTCATAAACCAGTCGAAAAAAGTACTGGAGGGCAAAACGAAGGAAATAAAGGAGAACTACAAGGAGGGAATTTATTTTGTGGAAACGGACAGGGAGATTGCAAGTGGCGGAGAGGATTTTAGTGTGCTTTCGGCAAAAGAAAGTGGGGACGGAACGGTGCAACACAGGGTGAAAATCCATCATGGTTCGCTGAATGATTTTGTGAGCAAGGTGGTGAACCAAGTTTCTATTTGTGCCCTGAGGGAGGAAATCCCTTCGGTGAACGAAATTTTTATCCGAACCGTGGGGGAAACGAATGGTACTTCTCTCTAA
- a CDS encoding ABC transporter permease: protein MNKILLIISREYLTRVRKKTFLIMSLIGPLLIASVYVVPIWLATRDGDEKTVQVVDDSGLFDQKFESRKNLRFIYNSDRIEETKESFKNSNYDALLYIPDINVEDPTGVTIYSEKGISSITREVIERTIEKVIKDIKLEKAGLDREVLKSLDSNVDIRTINLSDGGEKDSNANISTAIGLFAGLLVYFFTFMYGAQVMRGVIEEKTNRIIEVIISSVKPFQLMMGKIIGIAAVGLTQILIWIVLVTIVINVSSMFLDTGAVAKDTLSNQQGIMSAAPIEQPIKVEANVSDNQKAELFKAISTVNFPLIIGSFVFYFLFGYLMYASLFGAVGAAVDSETDTQQFMLPITIPLILSMIVSGAVIADPHGSLAFWFSMIPLTSPVIMMVRLPFIGFSWELFLSMGLLIAGFVLSTWVAGRIYRVGILMYGKKVSWKELSKWFFYKP, encoded by the coding sequence GTGAACAAGATATTATTAATAATTAGCAGGGAGTACCTTACCCGGGTGAGGAAAAAGACATTTTTGATTATGTCGCTGATAGGGCCGCTCTTGATCGCCTCGGTATATGTGGTGCCTATTTGGCTTGCCACGCGCGATGGGGATGAAAAAACGGTGCAGGTGGTGGACGACAGCGGGCTTTTTGACCAGAAGTTTGAGAGCAGGAAAAACCTACGGTTCATCTACAACAGCGATAGGATAGAAGAAACGAAAGAAAGCTTCAAAAACAGTAATTACGATGCGCTGCTGTATATTCCCGATATAAACGTGGAAGACCCAACGGGCGTGACGATTTACTCTGAAAAGGGAATTTCGAGCATTACGAGAGAGGTCATTGAGCGTACGATTGAAAAGGTAATAAAAGATATAAAACTGGAAAAAGCAGGGCTTGACAGGGAGGTTCTGAAATCGCTAGATTCCAATGTGGACATCCGTACAATCAACCTTTCGGATGGAGGGGAAAAAGACAGCAATGCAAATATTTCCACCGCAATCGGGCTTTTTGCTGGGTTGCTTGTTTACTTTTTCACCTTTATGTACGGTGCTCAGGTGATGCGTGGGGTGATTGAGGAAAAAACGAACAGAATTATTGAGGTGATCATTTCTTCGGTGAAGCCTTTCCAACTGATGATGGGGAAAATAATAGGAATAGCTGCTGTTGGCCTGACCCAAATACTCATCTGGATAGTATTAGTTACCATTGTCATAAATGTTTCGAGTATGTTCTTGGATACTGGAGCAGTTGCCAAAGACACCCTTAGCAACCAACAGGGCATTATGTCGGCAGCTCCAATTGAGCAACCTATAAAAGTGGAGGCGAATGTATCTGACAACCAAAAAGCTGAACTGTTTAAAGCTATTTCTACGGTTAACTTTCCGTTAATTATCGGAAGCTTTGTCTTTTACTTCTTGTTCGGGTATTTGATGTACGCTTCGCTTTTTGGGGCAGTAGGCGCTGCGGTAGACAGCGAGACAGATACACAGCAATTTATGCTACCCATTACGATTCCACTCATTTTATCGATGATAGTTTCGGGAGCGGTAATAGCCGACCCGCATGGTTCTTTGGCATTTTGGTTCTCCATGATTCCATTAACCTCGCCTGTGATAATGATGGTACGCTTGCCGTTTATCGGGTTTTCGTGGGAGCTTTTCCTCTCTATGGGTCTTTTAATTGCAGGTTTTGTGCTTTCTACTTGGGTTGCCGGACGGATTTATAGGGTTGGAATTCTGATGTATGGGAAAAAAGTGAGTTGGAAAGAGCTGAGCAAATGGTTTTTTTATAAGCCTTGA
- the nqrF gene encoding NADH:ubiquinone reductase (Na(+)-transporting) subunit F: MELTTVVVASIVAFAIIILFLVVLLLFAQSKLVQSGDVKIIINGDTENPVVTSAGSTLLSTLSGQKIFLPSACGGGGTCAMCKCVVEDGGGEVLPTEVGHLSRSEQAENVRLSCQVKVKQDMTIRIPEEIFGIKKWDCEVISNYNVATFIKAFIVKLPEGENLDFEAGGYIQIDVPKVEVDFKDIDIAPDPSDPAGPEKFKEDWDKFGLWDLKMKNDEEVFRAYSMANHPAEGNIVMLTIRIATPPWDRAKNAWMDVNPGICSSYVFSRKPGDKVTISGPYGEFFIKDTDAEMIYVGGGAGMAPMRSHLFHLFHTLKTGRKVTYWYGGRSKRELFYEDDFRQIEKEFPNFQFEIVLSEPLPEDNWKEKKSIDDKEGDGFLGFVHNAVIEHQLKNHDAPEDIEFYFCGPPMMNQAVLKMCEDWGVPDENVSFDDFGG; this comes from the coding sequence ATGGAATTAACAACAGTTGTTGTTGCGTCAATTGTAGCGTTTGCGATCATCATCTTATTTTTGGTCGTTTTGCTGCTCTTCGCTCAGTCAAAATTGGTACAAAGTGGTGATGTAAAGATCATCATCAACGGTGATACTGAAAATCCAGTAGTTACCTCGGCAGGTTCAACTTTGCTCAGTACGCTTTCTGGCCAAAAGATTTTCTTGCCTTCAGCCTGTGGTGGCGGTGGTACTTGCGCTATGTGTAAGTGCGTGGTAGAAGATGGTGGTGGGGAAGTATTGCCTACAGAAGTTGGCCACTTGAGCCGTAGCGAGCAAGCTGAGAACGTAAGGCTTTCTTGCCAAGTGAAGGTAAAGCAAGACATGACCATCAGGATACCTGAAGAAATCTTCGGTATTAAGAAGTGGGATTGTGAAGTGATATCGAACTACAATGTCGCTACATTCATTAAGGCATTTATTGTAAAACTTCCAGAAGGTGAAAACCTTGACTTTGAGGCTGGTGGATATATCCAGATAGATGTGCCTAAAGTAGAAGTTGATTTTAAAGATATTGATATAGCTCCAGACCCAAGCGATCCGGCTGGTCCAGAAAAATTCAAAGAAGACTGGGATAAGTTCGGTCTTTGGGATTTGAAAATGAAAAATGACGAGGAAGTATTTAGAGCTTACTCGATGGCCAACCACCCAGCAGAAGGAAATATCGTGATGCTGACTATCCGTATTGCTACTCCACCTTGGGATAGAGCTAAAAATGCATGGATGGACGTAAATCCTGGTATTTGTTCTTCTTATGTTTTCTCGAGAAAACCAGGTGATAAAGTAACTATTTCTGGTCCTTATGGTGAATTCTTCATCAAAGATACAGATGCAGAAATGATCTACGTAGGTGGTGGTGCTGGTATGGCACCAATGAGGTCTCACTTGTTCCACCTATTCCACACATTAAAAACTGGTAGAAAAGTAACTTACTGGTACGGTGGTAGGTCTAAGAGAGAATTGTTCTACGAAGACGATTTCAGACAAATTGAAAAAGAGTTCCCTAACTTCCAATTCGAAATTGTATTGTCTGAGCCACTTCCTGAAGACAACTGGAAAGAGAAAAAATCAATTGATGATAAAGAAGGTGACGGTTTCTTAGGTTTCGTTCACAATGCCGTGATCGAACACCAACTGAAAAACCACGATGCTCCTGAAGATATTGAGTTCTACTTCTGTGGACCTCCTATGATGAACCAAGCCGTACTCAAGATGTGTGAAGATTGGGGTGTACCTGATGAGAACGTATCATTCGATGATTTCGGTGGTTAA
- the mfd gene encoding transcription-repair coupling factor, whose protein sequence is MKATESKSPTTDVLLELDEFFSFFEKDSFHSTALTELKNRNVVQFKGLTGSMDAVIAASHFRNSPSSHMYILHDKEEAAYFMNDLQQLLPTTDILIFPTSYKKPYQFAEIENANILQRAEVLNQINGKKEDVLIVTYPDALTEKVINQRSLLENTFSAKLGEKVSVDFVSELLIEYDFEKTDFVYEAGQFSVRGGIIDIFSYANELPYRLELFGDEIDNIRTFDPITQLSVETKTFVSIIPNVQTKLLQEVRDSFLNFIPKNTVVWLKDYQLTTDTFSKYFQSATEDFNSILKACGDTQVISHPEDLFVSTEVFEEQLSAFTKVEFGNRFYLKTKLTFDFNSSPQPNFNKDFNLLKDELDQKESKGYKNIIIAESQRQLDRLKTIFEEIDPDLEYREMRLSLRSGFIDEITKVVCYTDHQIFERFHRYHEKKKYSKSKALTLKELRELKVGDYITHIDYGIGRFGGMEKVVNNERPQEAIRLIYRDDDILYLSVHSLHKLSKYSGQETKAPKMSKLGSPEWEQKKTKAKKKIKDIAKDLITLYAKRKTAPGYQFGTDNYMQAELESSFLYEETPDQAKAIEDVKVDMEQPHPMDRLVCGDVGFGKTEVAVRAAFKAICDSKQVAVLVPTTILAVQHYNTFKNRLDKFPCRIEFINRFKTAKEIRKTLKEAAEGKIDILIGTHRIISKDVKFKNLGLMIIDEEQKFGVKAKERLKELCINVDSLTLTATPIPRTLQFSLMGARDLSIISTPPPNRQPVTTELQTYSDEIIRDAIRRELYRGGQVFFVHNRIKDIEAVANSILSLVPDARVAYAHGQMDGVRLEKIMMAFIDGDYDVLVSTNIIESGLDIPNANTIIINRAHTFGLSDLHQMRGRVGRSNKKAYCYLITPALIGLSADSRKRLSTLEEFSDLGDGFKVAMRDLDIRGAGNLLGGEQSGFITDLGFDTYNKILEEAIGELKEKEFRDLFKKELELTEGQLKVDCTVETDFEILIPEDYVTNISERLNLYIAADAVSNPKGLEKFSTSLIDRFGPLPNQVEDLLETIRLRWKCEKLGIEKLILKSGTLKSYLAEHENASYYQSNLFGKILKYVGKNPRTCRLKEAKKRVIFIVEDISSIHEAMHCINEILEE, encoded by the coding sequence TTGAAAGCAACAGAATCAAAATCGCCTACTACTGACGTACTATTGGAATTAGATGAGTTTTTCAGCTTCTTTGAAAAAGACAGCTTTCATTCAACGGCTTTAACCGAATTAAAAAACCGGAATGTTGTTCAATTTAAGGGTTTGACGGGAAGTATGGATGCGGTCATTGCAGCTAGCCATTTTCGTAATAGCCCAAGTAGCCATATGTACATCCTGCACGACAAGGAAGAGGCTGCTTATTTCATGAATGACCTCCAACAGCTTCTTCCTACTACCGATATTTTAATTTTCCCCACTTCCTATAAAAAGCCTTACCAGTTTGCTGAAATAGAAAATGCCAATATTCTCCAGCGAGCCGAGGTGCTCAACCAGATAAATGGAAAAAAAGAGGATGTGCTGATAGTTACTTATCCTGATGCCCTCACCGAAAAGGTAATTAACCAGCGGTCTTTGTTGGAAAACACGTTTTCGGCAAAGCTAGGGGAAAAAGTAAGTGTAGATTTTGTAAGCGAACTACTGATAGAGTACGATTTTGAGAAAACAGATTTTGTTTACGAAGCAGGGCAATTTTCGGTAAGAGGAGGAATCATTGATATCTTTTCCTATGCAAATGAGCTTCCCTATAGGTTAGAGCTATTTGGAGATGAAATTGATAATATCCGAACTTTTGACCCCATCACCCAACTTTCTGTTGAAACCAAGACGTTTGTTTCCATTATCCCTAATGTTCAAACAAAACTTTTACAGGAAGTGAGAGATTCTTTTTTGAACTTCATTCCTAAAAACACAGTCGTTTGGCTTAAGGATTACCAACTCACCACCGATACTTTTTCAAAGTATTTTCAAAGTGCTACAGAGGATTTCAATTCTATTTTAAAAGCTTGCGGAGATACGCAAGTAATAAGCCATCCTGAAGACTTATTTGTTTCTACAGAAGTATTTGAAGAACAGCTTTCTGCCTTTACCAAAGTTGAATTTGGAAACCGCTTTTACCTCAAAACAAAACTAACTTTTGATTTTAACTCATCGCCCCAGCCCAATTTCAACAAGGATTTTAATTTGCTAAAAGATGAGCTAGACCAAAAGGAATCGAAAGGGTATAAAAATATAATCATAGCAGAGTCGCAACGCCAGCTCGATAGGCTAAAAACGATTTTTGAAGAGATTGACCCGGACTTGGAGTACAGAGAAATGCGCCTTTCGCTCCGATCGGGCTTTATCGATGAAATCACAAAAGTAGTTTGCTATACCGATCACCAGATTTTTGAACGGTTTCATCGCTATCACGAGAAAAAAAAATATTCTAAGTCAAAAGCCCTCACCCTAAAAGAACTCCGAGAGCTAAAAGTTGGAGATTATATCACCCATATTGACTATGGCATCGGTCGCTTTGGCGGGATGGAAAAGGTGGTAAATAATGAGCGCCCTCAAGAAGCTATCCGGCTCATCTATAGAGATGATGATATCTTATACCTGAGTGTACACAGCTTGCACAAACTTTCTAAATATTCTGGGCAGGAAACCAAAGCGCCGAAAATGAGCAAGCTAGGCTCGCCCGAATGGGAGCAGAAAAAGACCAAAGCGAAGAAGAAAATCAAGGATATAGCCAAAGACTTGATCACGCTCTACGCAAAACGGAAAACAGCACCTGGCTATCAGTTTGGAACAGACAATTACATGCAAGCTGAGCTTGAGTCGTCTTTTTTATACGAAGAAACACCTGACCAGGCAAAAGCCATTGAAGATGTAAAAGTAGATATGGAACAGCCTCACCCTATGGACAGACTGGTTTGCGGCGATGTAGGATTTGGCAAAACGGAAGTGGCAGTACGTGCGGCTTTTAAAGCAATTTGTGACAGCAAACAAGTTGCTGTTTTGGTACCTACTACTATTTTGGCCGTACAACACTACAATACATTTAAAAATAGGTTAGATAAATTTCCCTGTCGGATTGAGTTTATAAATAGATTTAAAACTGCAAAAGAAATACGGAAAACACTAAAAGAAGCAGCAGAGGGCAAAATTGACATTCTGATAGGTACTCACAGGATCATAAGCAAAGATGTAAAATTCAAAAACCTTGGGCTTATGATCATAGATGAGGAACAGAAGTTTGGGGTGAAAGCAAAAGAACGCTTGAAAGAACTATGCATTAATGTAGATTCCCTAACCCTCACGGCGACACCAATCCCCAGAACTTTGCAGTTTTCTTTGATGGGAGCGAGAGATTTGTCCATTATTTCCACTCCCCCACCCAACCGCCAACCTGTTACTACCGAGCTTCAAACGTATAGCGATGAAATTATACGAGATGCCATACGCCGGGAATTGTACAGAGGAGGTCAAGTTTTCTTTGTTCATAACCGAATAAAAGATATTGAAGCAGTTGCAAATAGTATTTTAAGCCTAGTACCTGATGCTCGGGTAGCTTATGCTCATGGGCAAATGGACGGTGTGAGGCTGGAAAAAATAATGATGGCCTTTATTGATGGAGATTATGACGTGTTGGTTTCTACCAATATTATCGAGTCAGGGCTTGATATTCCAAATGCTAACACCATTATTATAAATCGGGCCCACACCTTTGGTCTTTCAGATCTTCACCAAATGCGTGGAAGAGTTGGACGATCCAATAAAAAAGCTTATTGTTACCTCATCACCCCAGCATTAATTGGCCTTTCGGCAGATTCGAGGAAAAGACTAAGTACCTTGGAAGAGTTTTCTGATCTTGGCGATGGGTTCAAAGTTGCTATGCGAGATTTGGACATTAGGGGCGCTGGTAATTTATTGGGTGGAGAACAAAGCGGTTTTATTACCGACCTAGGTTTTGACACTTATAATAAAATACTAGAGGAGGCAATTGGCGAACTGAAAGAAAAAGAGTTCAGAGATTTGTTCAAAAAAGAGCTAGAACTTACAGAGGGACAATTAAAAGTTGACTGTACGGTTGAGACAGACTTTGAAATATTGATCCCAGAAGATTATGTCACAAATATTTCTGAACGTTTGAACCTCTATATAGCTGCAGATGCTGTTTCTAACCCAAAAGGTTTAGAAAAGTTTTCAACTTCACTAATCGATCGCTTTGGGCCTCTCCCAAACCAAGTAGAGGACTTATTGGAGACAATTAGGCTTAGGTGGAAATGTGAAAAATTGGGTATTGAGAAACTTATTTTAAAATCTGGTACGCTCAAATCCTATTTAGCTGAACATGAGAATGCTTCGTATTATCAATCCAACCTTTTTGGGAAAATATTGAAATATGTTGGAAAAAATCCGAGGACTTGTAGATTAAAAGAGGCAAAAAAACGTGTTATTTTTATAGTAGAAGACATTTCTTCCATACATGAAGCTATGCACTGTATAAATGAAATTTTGGAAGAATAG
- the gldJ gene encoding gliding motility lipoprotein GldJ produces the protein MNRLKSLFHLLFLLSVSTLILSSCGKKNDFPSAMDPGKRSTTTGMAYNGKDENSFGVRKYYGQPVGPNLRYIEGGRVVLGSYEEDLMGSMDNLERTVTVSSFYMDETEITNINWQEYLHYVRDSGAVYWEEALPDTTVWSKELAFNDPYVDNYFRYPGFRFHPVVGVSWLQAKNYCTWRTSVVNRNLVMKNGTDEEVSAAEAGDKIPLESGIVVPNYRLPTESEWEYAAQALIGVQEYDENQSHRRLYPWDGHSTRNPYGDQMGNFMANFKRGRGDYAGIAGKLNDGAMITEPVYNNPPNDYGLYNMAGNVSEWVEDIYRPLSYQDMEDLNPVRNSGFLDDAAWDYVYDKPQWSTFIDNHVRVYKGGSWKDVAYWLSPGTRRYLEEDSATATIGFRCTMIAADATPPDGNKLKR, from the coding sequence ATGAACAGATTGAAAAGCCTTTTTCACTTGCTTTTTCTACTTTCAGTCTCAACACTCATCTTGAGTAGTTGCGGTAAAAAGAATGACTTTCCATCTGCAATGGATCCAGGTAAGCGAAGTACCACTACAGGTATGGCTTACAACGGAAAAGATGAGAATTCTTTTGGAGTAAGAAAATATTATGGACAACCAGTAGGACCAAACCTTCGCTATATTGAAGGTGGTAGAGTTGTTTTAGGATCTTATGAAGAAGATCTTATGGGCTCTATGGATAACCTAGAAAGAACAGTTACTGTATCGTCTTTTTATATGGACGAAACAGAGATTACCAATATCAACTGGCAAGAATACCTTCACTATGTAAGAGATTCAGGCGCTGTTTATTGGGAAGAGGCTTTGCCAGATACAACAGTTTGGTCAAAAGAACTTGCTTTTAACGATCCATATGTTGATAATTACTTCCGTTACCCTGGCTTCAGGTTCCACCCTGTAGTAGGTGTAAGTTGGTTGCAAGCAAAGAACTACTGTACATGGAGAACTTCAGTGGTAAATCGTAACCTAGTAATGAAAAACGGTACTGACGAAGAAGTTTCTGCAGCAGAAGCGGGTGATAAAATTCCTCTTGAGTCTGGTATTGTAGTTCCAAACTATAGGCTACCAACCGAATCTGAGTGGGAATATGCAGCACAAGCACTAATAGGTGTACAAGAATATGACGAAAACCAAAGCCACAGAAGACTTTATCCTTGGGATGGTCACTCTACAAGGAATCCATATGGAGATCAAATGGGCAACTTTATGGCCAACTTCAAAAGAGGTCGTGGTGACTATGCTGGTATCGCTGGTAAGTTGAATGATGGGGCTATGATTACTGAACCTGTTTACAACAACCCTCCTAACGATTACGGTTTGTATAACATGGCTGGTAATGTAAGTGAGTGGGTTGAAGATATTTACCGTCCACTTTCATACCAAGATATGGAAGACCTTAACCCAGTTAGGAACAGTGGTTTCTTAGATGATGCAGCTTGGGATTATGTTTATGACAAGCCACAATGGTCTACATTTATTGATAACCATGTAAGGGTTTATAAAGGTGGTTCTTGGAAAGATGTAGCTTACTGGTTATCTCCTGGTACAAGAAGATACCTTGAAGAAGATTCAGCAACTGCTACCATTGGTTTCCGTTGTACGATGATTGCAGCTGATGCAACTCCTCCAGATGGCAACAAGCTTAAAAGATAA
- a CDS encoding sensor histidine kinase, translating into MKKSYKKVFLIIVVLMLSGPIMESIRISMGRHRLPLPVLSGIQLLCILGSIFLDSQLTKYNKKPFVSYISISIANILFVSLALFIFHSITQTPFIYIRSISISFTVSLYFIFADQIERNRAKKQENEELKSQKSKAEMEVLKQQINPHFLFNSLNTLKELIEEDQGSAVQYLQKFSKLYRYVLASNGQDLVRIEEELEFLEKYFQLLQKRFGDRLTMSLHNSEVAKGKLIPPMSLQLLLENAIKHNEVSNEHPLHVDFTFHPDSVEIENKVKSKTSFVQSNGLGLSNLEFRVRHFLHKEITFGFTENQDKFRVLLPISEQI; encoded by the coding sequence ATGAAGAAATCTTACAAAAAAGTCTTCTTGATCATAGTAGTTCTCATGCTCTCTGGACCTATTATGGAAAGCATTCGAATATCTATGGGTAGGCATCGGCTGCCACTTCCTGTTCTTTCCGGCATTCAGCTACTGTGCATTTTGGGAAGTATTTTTCTTGATAGCCAACTTACCAAGTACAATAAAAAACCGTTTGTTTCCTATATTTCAATAAGTATTGCCAACATTTTATTTGTATCCTTAGCATTATTCATTTTCCATTCCATCACACAAACTCCCTTTATTTATATCCGCTCTATCAGCATTTCTTTCACCGTCAGCCTGTACTTCATTTTTGCAGATCAGATAGAAAGAAACCGAGCTAAAAAGCAAGAAAACGAGGAGTTAAAAAGCCAAAAGTCGAAGGCGGAAATGGAGGTGCTAAAGCAACAGATAAACCCGCACTTTTTGTTTAATAGCCTTAACACGCTCAAGGAGCTGATAGAAGAAGACCAAGGAAGTGCTGTTCAGTATCTCCAAAAGTTTTCGAAACTTTACCGCTATGTTCTCGCTTCCAACGGGCAAGATTTGGTAAGAATAGAAGAGGAGCTAGAATTTTTAGAAAAGTATTTCCAACTGCTGCAAAAGCGCTTTGGCGATAGACTAACCATGAGCCTCCACAATTCGGAAGTGGCGAAGGGCAAGCTTATACCGCCCATGAGCTTACAACTTTTACTGGAAAATGCCATTAAGCACAACGAGGTATCCAACGAACACCCGCTCCATGTCGATTTTACTTTCCATCCAGACAGTGTGGAAATTGAAAATAAAGTAAAAAGCAAAACTTCTTTTGTGCAAAGCAATGGACTAGGGCTAAGTAACTTGGAATTTAGAGTTCGGCACTTTTTGCATAAAGAAATCACTTTTGGGTTCACGGAAAATCAAGATAAATTCAGGGTTTTATTACCAATTAGCGAACAAATATGA
- a CDS encoding LytTR family DNA-binding domain-containing protein — MSRKFTVLLIEDENAAKRALKRALGKLNFEHQILEEFETVKGAAAWLKTNNTPDLIFMDIQLSDGISFEIFDKVTIQSPVIFTTAYDEYAIQAFRVNGLDYLLKPIDDEDLSEAIERFKTNFSTNSTRAEDLSSLHQVLQKLHKPAYRESFLVHHKHKMLMINVQDIAYFYVNNKVTYIKSNKNQDYALDIKMEEIEKQVDPAQFFRANRQYLVSKRSIQEIEFYFNSKLSLTLHPPTLELVTISKEKAPSFKFWANK, encoded by the coding sequence ATGAGTAGAAAATTCACAGTTTTACTGATAGAAGATGAAAATGCCGCCAAGCGGGCATTAAAAAGAGCATTGGGCAAGCTCAATTTTGAGCACCAAATTCTTGAAGAATTTGAGACGGTAAAAGGAGCTGCAGCGTGGCTGAAAACCAACAATACCCCCGACCTCATTTTTATGGACATCCAACTCTCCGATGGAATTTCCTTCGAAATTTTTGACAAAGTTACCATCCAAAGTCCCGTAATTTTCACTACGGCTTACGATGAATATGCCATCCAGGCCTTTCGGGTAAACGGACTGGATTATCTCCTAAAACCCATAGACGACGAAGACCTTTCTGAGGCAATTGAGCGGTTTAAAACCAACTTCTCTACCAACTCAACCAGGGCCGAGGACTTGAGCAGCTTGCACCAAGTGCTGCAAAAGCTTCACAAGCCTGCATATAGGGAAAGCTTTTTGGTACACCACAAGCACAAAATGCTAATGATAAACGTGCAGGACATTGCTTATTTTTATGTGAACAATAAAGTCACGTACATCAAAAGCAACAAGAACCAAGACTATGCGCTCGACATAAAAATGGAGGAAATTGAGAAACAAGTTGACCCTGCCCAGTTCTTCCGTGCCAATAGGCAATACCTCGTTTCTAAGCGTAGCATCCAAGAAATCGAGTTCTATTTCAATAGTAAACTAAGCCTTACACTGCATCCTCCCACCCTCGAGCTTGTGACCATTAGCAAGGAAAAAGCTCCTAGCTTTAAATTCTGGGCAAATAAGTAA